In Macrobrachium nipponense isolate FS-2020 chromosome 36, ASM1510439v2, whole genome shotgun sequence, a genomic segment contains:
- the LOC135203459 gene encoding myosin-11-like: MAQVPAEGPEDFLVISEEVLPSWSFGGILRDNLYAGLLGGLCGLFFILFLKHQDGKLACETAVNSELRIRCELEVSQDNNLHLEKELDEAQEKNSDLLDDKTQMARKEDALLQRIQDLEKDLSNEKNFHAEEILDLTREAGRKIQEAEDTVQVLKKENRVLKKINDKTEDLIFKQEEEICYLNGLITAKNSALMNDRQCIEELHKRVKNLEEERKSLQDRLNECEADKVKTAAEMEKKTSKLEGALEFPLNESKDLTKMKTGEEEQEKDGKYFIRIVDKKVTDLEQIINSAESDLETFRPQMSEEVQGKVLAATGKARLLIAQKVEQFRGLCQQNIDGPKGDEPTILAADLEGFWDMVSIQVENVHHLFKEISVLKTNGWKEDLITLTINNVTKGHEKKKPMKVMKKAMKSSSQEQKSRDEARKKLLEERRKAMKEALKTKQGQPDANGSIDGVEILVAEEKITHLQENLPGEKEDEQTKNNEGGPGNEKTKDEEKQGLIYNAESDLENFKPEMSEEVQGKKERMDHLNLTHELKVKNEMEWQINKSNEEVGDFDEKYTDKRDDNDQLSIEKTVQINELAGDTKDFQEEIKEIETEKDNMRAEMKSLSEENGKLKAVLLENRRRESLLEGQVKRLTEEVMRLNEMSDEKKEQDPSDTAELQRIINKQADQIQRLRKKVLEMEEESRQREADFQEWERTAHTVRKENSELKVILKDLSRKKGLFIKFEECNKVLEEEVKDLKRKMDENRMEKEKEIKSFSEEIQILRRQLTEELTVSNQIRNEKDAMALHIKKLETENADYMKDVAYFKEWFVKDYTNHCADVEDCLDKFLEASDRHQLLLKEKLQLMRNARDSDEVEVNGWQVSPNSSD; encoded by the coding sequence ATGGCCCAGGTCCCTGCAGAGGGACCTGAAGATTTCCTGGTTATATCGGAGGAAGTCCTTCCTTCTTGGTCGTTCGGCGGTATCCTTCGGGATAACTTGTATGCTGGACTGTTGGGAGGACTTTGcggattgtttttcatattattcCTGAAACATCAGGATGGAAAATTGGCCTGCGAGACGGCAGTTAACTCGGAACTCAGGATTCGATGTGAGCTAGAAGTCTCGCAGGATAATAATCTTCATTTggaaaaggaactggacgagGCCCAAGAGAAGAACAGCGACCTCCTCGACGATAAGACCCAGATGGCGAGAAAAGAGGATGCTCTCCTGCAGAGGATCCAAGATCTGGAAAAGGATTTGTccaatgaaaaaaatttccatGCTGAAGAGATTCTTGATCTAACTCGGGAGGCTGGAAGGAAAATACAAGAAGCGGAAGATACCGTTCaagttttgaagaaagaaaatagagttctaaagaagaTTAATGACAAAACCGAAGACTTAATTTTTAAACAGGAAGAGGAAATATGTTATTTGAACGGCCTCATTACTGCAAAGAATTCAGCTTTGATGAATGACAGGCAGTGCATTGAAGAACTGCACAAGAGAGTGAAAAATCTTGAAGAGGAACGAAAGTCACTCCAAGATCGCCTAAATGAATGTGAGGCTGACAAAGTAAAAACTGCAGCGGAAATGGAAAAGAAGACATCTAAGTTGGAAGGTGCTCTTGAATTTCCTCTCAACGAAAGCAAGGATCTTACGAAAATGAAGACAGGAGAGGAAGAACAGGAAAAGgatggcaaatatttcataagaatAGTGGATAAGAAAGTCACTGACTTAGAACAAATAATAAACAGCGCAGAATCTGATCTGGAAACTTTCAGACCACAGATGAGCGAGGAGGTACAAGGAAAGGTCCTTGCAGCTACAGGGAAAGCCCGCCTCCTCATCGCTCAGAAGGTCGAACAGTTTAGAGGCCTGTGTCAACAAAACATTGATGGGCCCAAAGGTGACGAACCCACTATATTGGCTGCAGATCTAGAAGGCTTTTGGGACATGGTGTCCATCCAGGTGGAAAATGTACACCACCTTTTCAAAGAGATCAGTGTTCTTAAAACTAATGGTTGGAAAGAGGACCTAATTACACTGACCATTAATAATGTCACCAAAGGCCACGAGAAGAAGAAACCAATGAAAGTTATGAAAAAGGCTATGAAGAGTTCCTCTCAGGAACAAAAGTCAAGAGACGAGGCCCGGAAGAAACTACTGGAGGAGAGACGTAAGGCAATGAAGGAGGCATTGAAAACTAAACAAGGTCAGCCTGATGCAAATGGCAGCATAGATGGAGTGGAAATTCTTGTGGCAGAAGAGAAAATAACCCATTTGCAAGAGAATTTACCAGGAGAAAAAGAGGACGAGCAGACAAAGAACAATGAAGGTGGCCCAGGTAATGAGAAAACAAAGGATGAGGAAAAACAAGGCCTCATATATAATGCTGAATCTGACCTGGAAAACTTTAAACCAGAGATGAGCGAAGAGGTTCAAGGAAAGAAGGAACGAATGGACCATCTGAATTTGACTCACGAATTGAAAGTCAAAAATGAGATGGAATGGCAAATCAACAAATCGAATGAAGAAGTAGGAGATTTTGATGAGAAATATACAGATAAGAGGGACGATAATGATCAGCTATCGATTGAAAAAACTGTCCAAATAAATGAGTTGGCAGGAGATACAAAAGACTTTCAAGAGGAAATCAAAGAAAttgagacagagaaagacaaCATGAGGGCAGAGATGAAAAGCCTTTCAGAAGAGAATGGCAAGTTAAAAGCAGTCTTACTGGAAAACAGACGGCGGGAAAGCCTACTGGAAGGACAGGTTAAGAGATTAACCGAGGAGGTTATGAGACTGAACGAAATGTCTGATGAAAAGAAAGAACAGGACCCTTCTGATACCGCTGAACTGCAGCGGATCATAAACAAACAAGCTGATCAAATCCAACGTTTGAGGAAGAAGGTCCTGGAGATGGAAGAAGAGAGCCGACAGCGTGAGGCCGATTTCCAGGAATGGGAAAGAACTGCCCACACGGTCAGGAAGGAGAACTCGGAGCTAAAGGTCATCTTGAAGGACCTCAGTCGAAAAAAGGGACTTTTTATAAAGTTTGAAGAATGTAACAAGGTCCTGGAAGAAGAAGTCAAAGACCTCAAAAGAAAAATGGACGAGAACAGaatggagaaggagaaagagatcaAGTCCTTTTCAGAGGAAATTCAGATTCTTAGGAGACAGCTTACCGAAGAATTGACAGTCTCCAATCaaataaggaatgaaaaggaTGCGATGGCCCTCCACATTAAAAAACTAGAAACCGAAAATGCAGATTATATGAAAGACGTGGCCTATTTTAAGGAATGGTTTGTGAAGGACTACACAAATCATTGTGCGGATGTGGAAGATTGCCTAGACAAGTTCTTAGAGGCTTCAGACAGGCATCAGTTGCTCCTGAAGGAGAAATTACAACTGATGAGAAATGCAAGAGACTCCGACGAAGTGGAAGTTAACGGATGGCAAGTCTCCCCAAACTCTTCAGACTGA